A genomic window from Acidobacteriota bacterium includes:
- a CDS encoding Calx-beta domain-containing protein, with the protein MRFDPRSIGSRLLCSFALLFSSLLVAADAQAADVEINVSSNLFNPPMVVINPGDTVTWTNVQGTHNVNADDGSFRSGDPSPAPWTFSFTFNTPGSFPYHCEVHGGPGGEGMSGLVVVEDEDAMGSIAFTSTSYNVVESSQQAMITLTRSGGSDGDVSIDYATADGTALEGADYDQTSGTLTWLDGEDGPKSFGVPMIDDVLGEGNESFTVSLSNPIGGATVGEPSTATVQILDDDSDGQPCDANATDLCLNEGRFRVRTTWRTPDGESGAGRAIPLTDDTGYFWFFVASNVEVVVKVLDGCPVNDFYWVFAGGLTNVEVTLTVEDTVTGQVMVYQNPVRTAFQPIQDTRAFATCP; encoded by the coding sequence ATGCGTTTTGACCCGAGATCGATTGGTTCCAGACTATTGTGCAGCTTTGCGCTGCTGTTCAGCTCGCTTCTCGTCGCCGCCGACGCCCAGGCCGCGGATGTAGAGATCAACGTTTCCAGCAATCTGTTCAATCCGCCCATGGTGGTGATCAATCCCGGCGACACCGTCACCTGGACCAACGTCCAGGGGACTCACAATGTCAACGCCGACGACGGTAGCTTCCGCAGCGGTGATCCCTCACCGGCGCCCTGGACTTTTTCCTTCACCTTCAACACGCCCGGTTCCTTTCCCTACCATTGCGAGGTCCACGGTGGCCCCGGCGGGGAAGGGATGAGCGGCTTGGTGGTGGTCGAGGACGAGGACGCCATGGGCAGTATCGCCTTCACCTCGACGTCCTACAACGTGGTGGAGAGCTCCCAGCAGGCGATGATCACCCTCACCCGTAGCGGTGGCTCGGACGGTGACGTCTCCATCGACTACGCCACCGCCGACGGTACCGCTCTGGAGGGGGCCGACTACGACCAGACCAGCGGTACCCTCACCTGGCTCGACGGGGAGGACGGTCCCAAGAGCTTTGGCGTGCCGATGATCGACGACGTGCTGGGCGAGGGCAACGAATCGTTCACCGTCTCCTTGAGCAATCCCATCGGCGGTGCCACCGTCGGCGAACCGTCGACCGCCACCGTCCAGATTCTCGACGACGACTCCGACGGTCAGCCTTGCGACGCCAATGCCACCGACCTGTGTCTCAACGAGGGCCGCTTCCGGGTGCGCACCACCTGGCGCACTCCCGACGGTGAGAGCGGTGCCGGGCGCGCCATTCCGCTGACCGACGACACCGGCTATTTCTGGTTCTTCGTCGCGTCCAACGTCGAGGTCGTGGTGAAGGTCCTGGACGGCTGCCCGGTCAATGACTTCTACTGGGTCTTCGCCGGTGGCCTGACCAACGTCGAGGTCACTCTGACGGTGGAAGACACCGTCACCGGCCAGGTGATGGTCTACCAGAATCCGGTGCGCACGGCGTTCCAGCCGATCCAGGACACCCGCGCCTTCGCCACCTGCCCATAA
- a CDS encoding ferredoxin gives MANTVEEEVAGLTVVIDRESCIGSGACVRVAPEVLELDDEDVVAFTEDLEDQEVERDQIVEACQVCPVDALTVLDESGDQLVP, from the coding sequence ATGGCCAATACCGTAGAAGAGGAAGTCGCCGGACTCACCGTCGTCATCGACCGGGAGAGCTGCATCGGATCCGGAGCCTGTGTGCGGGTCGCTCCGGAGGTGCTGGAGCTGGACGACGAGGATGTCGTCGCCTTCACCGAGGACTTGGAGGATCAGGAAGTCGAGCGCGACCAGATCGTCGAGGCCTGCCAAGTCTGCCCGGTGGACGCCCTCACCGTGCTCGACGAATCCGGCGATCAGTTGGTCCCCTGA
- a CDS encoding TRAP transporter fused permease subunit has protein sequence MTTSSPAADEGASQPHDPHPEPSKPQTPEARTPKAGGGGSWAAFGQRLILALSVVLCVFTVAEVNYPHLTPHGQLAIFTGIGLVLCFLRVPASKKLAQEGSSAARLLRWLDRFLAAASAVVCGYVVVQSEPLFRSLWSGGIDLGNRAGLETGLDYAVGAAGLVLVLEATRRTIGMALPILALLFLAYAVLGPDLPSWLFPHRGYEPGRIVAQTFLHSQGVFGTALRVMFTYVFLFVLFGALLEVTGATAFILRFARRVFRRSPGGAAKVAVLSSGLMGSLSGSAVANTATTGTFTIPMMRSSGLKPHVAGGVEAAASSGGALVPPVMGAGAYMMLEIVTPPVTYLEIIRAALIPAVLYYLSLFLIVHFRSRRVGERADSEVSLPSAPAFGGVVFGGAFLALIAFLLLGYTPFRAVTLALVAIVVLALCHASTRLRPGDLVAALGKTAKDMLPLIAAAACVGIILGVVTLTGVGTRLPAAILPLAQESLLLALGAIMISSIVLGMGLPSAVCYLLLATLIGPVLGRLGVVPLAAHLFIFYFGMMSMVTPPVALAGYTAASIAGSGILRTSFAAFRFALVGFTLPYMFVLRPQLLMLESSGEPASVWTIAPAVLLAVLGILPFAAGIAGYFLHRLSAVQRGLLLVASALLLIPGPEFVLAGIAVPTLAILGLVLLIVVTTWNWRQTQSDGSYDRG, from the coding sequence ATGACCACATCGAGCCCAGCGGCGGACGAGGGGGCTTCTCAGCCCCACGATCCTCATCCCGAGCCTTCCAAGCCCCAGACTCCAGAGGCTCGGACTCCAAAAGCCGGCGGTGGCGGCTCATGGGCGGCCTTCGGCCAGCGGCTGATCCTGGCGCTCTCGGTGGTGCTCTGCGTCTTCACCGTCGCCGAGGTCAACTACCCGCACCTGACTCCCCACGGCCAGCTGGCCATCTTCACCGGCATCGGGCTGGTGCTCTGCTTCCTGCGGGTGCCCGCATCGAAGAAGCTGGCCCAAGAAGGCAGCTCCGCCGCCCGGCTGCTGCGCTGGCTCGACCGCTTCCTGGCAGCGGCCTCGGCGGTGGTGTGCGGCTACGTGGTGGTGCAAAGCGAGCCCCTGTTCCGCAGCCTGTGGTCCGGCGGCATCGACCTGGGCAACCGGGCCGGACTGGAGACCGGTCTCGACTACGCCGTGGGTGCCGCGGGCCTGGTGCTGGTGCTCGAGGCCACCCGCCGCACCATCGGCATGGCGCTGCCCATCCTGGCGCTGCTCTTCCTCGCCTACGCCGTTCTCGGTCCGGATCTGCCCTCGTGGCTCTTCCCCCACCGCGGCTACGAGCCGGGGCGCATCGTCGCCCAGACCTTCCTCCACAGCCAGGGGGTCTTCGGCACCGCCCTGCGGGTGATGTTCACCTACGTCTTTCTCTTCGTGCTCTTCGGAGCTCTGCTCGAGGTCACCGGCGCTACCGCCTTCATTCTGCGCTTCGCCCGGCGAGTCTTCCGCCGCAGCCCCGGCGGCGCCGCCAAGGTGGCGGTGCTCTCCAGCGGGCTGATGGGGTCCCTCTCCGGCAGCGCCGTGGCCAATACCGCCACCACCGGCACTTTCACCATCCCCATGATGCGCAGCTCGGGCCTCAAGCCCCACGTTGCCGGCGGCGTCGAGGCGGCGGCGAGCTCCGGCGGTGCTCTGGTGCCTCCGGTGATGGGTGCCGGCGCCTACATGATGCTGGAGATCGTCACCCCGCCGGTGACCTACCTGGAGATCATCCGAGCGGCGCTGATTCCGGCGGTGCTCTACTATCTGAGCCTCTTCCTCATCGTTCACTTCCGCTCCCGGCGAGTCGGGGAGAGGGCGGATTCGGAGGTCAGCCTGCCGTCCGCTCCGGCTTTCGGCGGCGTGGTCTTCGGCGGCGCCTTCCTGGCCCTCATCGCCTTTCTGCTGCTGGGCTACACGCCCTTCCGCGCCGTCACCCTGGCGCTGGTGGCCATCGTCGTCCTGGCCCTCTGCCACGCCAGCACCCGCCTGCGGCCCGGGGATCTGGTGGCGGCCCTGGGCAAGACGGCCAAGGACATGTTGCCCCTCATCGCCGCCGCCGCCTGCGTCGGCATCATCCTCGGGGTGGTCACCCTCACCGGCGTCGGCACCCGCCTGCCCGCCGCCATCCTGCCCCTGGCTCAAGAGAGCCTGCTACTGGCCCTGGGGGCGATCATGATCTCCTCCATCGTCCTCGGCATGGGGCTGCCGTCGGCGGTGTGCTATCTGCTGCTGGCCACTCTCATCGGGCCGGTGCTGGGGCGGTTGGGGGTGGTGCCCCTGGCGGCGCATCTATTCATTTTCTATTTCGGCATGATGTCCATGGTGACGCCGCCGGTGGCCCTCGCCGGCTACACCGCCGCATCCATCGCCGGCTCGGGCATCTTGCGCACCTCCTTCGCCGCTTTCCGCTTCGCCCTGGTGGGCTTCACCCTGCCCTATATGTTCGTGTTGCGCCCCCAGCTGCTGATGCTCGAATCCAGCGGCGAGCCCGCCTCGGTGTGGACCATCGCTCCGGCGGTGCTCCTCGCCGTGCTCGGTATTCTGCCCTTCGCCGCGGGCATCGCCGGCTACTTCCTGCATCGCCTGAGCGCCGTCCAGCGCGGGCTTTTGCTCGTCGCCAGCGCTCTGCTGCTGATCCCCGGCCCGGAGTTCGTCCTGGCGGGCATCGCGGTGCCGACGCTGGCGATCCTGGGGCTCGTTCTGCTGATCGTTGTGACAACCTGGAATTGGCGCCAAACTCAGAGTGACGGAAGCTATGATCGTGGATAG